From one Rubrobacter xylanophilus genomic stretch:
- the serA gene encoding phosphoglycerate dehydrogenase, with product MRVLVTERLAESGIELLRREFEVDVLLGLSPGELVEKIGEYDGLIVRSATKVTAEVIEAAGRLKAIGRAGIGVDNIDIEAATKRGILVANAPESNTVAAAEHTLGLMLAVARRIPAADASLRRGEWNRSAFKGVEVAEKTLGLVGLGHVGSIVARGALGMGMRVLAYDPYVSEERMRSMNVERAASLEEVLEEADFVSLHVPRTPQTTGMVDEEALARMKPTAYLINVARGGIVDETALYNALKQGEIAGAALDVFAEEPTTESPLFTLPNVVVTPHLGASTAEAQDRAGVTAAEQVAAALRGEVPVHAINAPVPAGEGAEFVSQFAGLCETLGRLLYQLTDRPGSHLRIEYRGEIGAYDTRLLDVSVQKGLLTRMVHEPLNYVNTPILAKERGLKVETSKTSESSDYTNLVVARIESNGGESVVSGTLTGPRMQPRLVEALGHTLDIVPERHMLFIRNRDVPGMIGKVGTILGEHGINIGNMAVGRGEPGSRAAMAVTVDEPVPQEVIENLLKIPGFEDARAVTLY from the coding sequence TTGAGGGTCCTCGTAACCGAGAGGCTCGCCGAGAGCGGCATCGAGCTCCTCAGGAGGGAGTTCGAGGTGGACGTTCTCCTCGGGCTCTCGCCCGGAGAGCTGGTGGAGAAGATCGGGGAGTACGACGGCCTGATCGTCCGCAGCGCCACGAAGGTGACGGCGGAGGTCATAGAGGCCGCCGGGAGGCTCAAAGCCATCGGGCGCGCCGGGATCGGGGTGGACAACATAGACATCGAGGCGGCGACCAAGCGGGGCATCCTGGTCGCCAATGCCCCGGAGAGCAACACGGTGGCCGCCGCCGAGCACACCCTGGGGCTGATGCTCGCCGTCGCCCGCCGCATCCCGGCCGCCGACGCCTCGCTGCGCCGCGGAGAGTGGAACCGCAGCGCCTTCAAGGGCGTGGAGGTCGCGGAGAAGACGCTCGGTCTGGTGGGGCTGGGACACGTGGGCTCCATCGTGGCCCGGGGCGCCCTGGGGATGGGGATGCGGGTGCTCGCCTACGACCCCTACGTCTCCGAGGAGAGGATGCGCTCGATGAACGTCGAGCGCGCGGCCTCCCTGGAGGAGGTCCTCGAAGAGGCCGACTTCGTCTCGCTGCACGTGCCCCGGACGCCGCAGACCACGGGCATGGTGGACGAGGAGGCCCTGGCCCGGATGAAGCCCACCGCCTACCTGATAAACGTGGCCCGGGGCGGGATCGTGGACGAGACGGCCCTCTACAACGCTCTCAAGCAGGGCGAGATAGCGGGGGCCGCGCTCGACGTCTTCGCCGAGGAGCCGACGACCGAGTCGCCCCTCTTCACCCTCCCGAACGTGGTCGTCACCCCGCACCTGGGGGCCAGCACCGCCGAGGCTCAGGACCGGGCGGGCGTCACGGCGGCCGAGCAGGTGGCGGCGGCCCTCCGGGGCGAGGTGCCGGTCCACGCCATAAACGCGCCGGTGCCGGCTGGTGAGGGGGCGGAGTTCGTCTCCCAGTTCGCCGGGCTCTGCGAGACGCTGGGGAGGCTGCTCTACCAGCTCACGGACCGGCCCGGCAGCCACCTCAGGATAGAGTACCGGGGCGAGATCGGGGCCTACGACACCCGGCTGCTGGACGTCTCTGTGCAGAAGGGGCTGCTGACCCGGATGGTGCACGAGCCGCTGAACTACGTTAACACGCCCATCCTGGCGAAGGAGCGGGGCCTGAAGGTGGAGACCTCCAAGACCTCAGAGAGCTCGGACTACACCAACCTGGTGGTGGCCAGGATCGAGAGCAACGGCGGCGAGAGCGTGGTGAGCGGTACTCTCACCGGCCCCCGGATGCAGCCCCGGCTGGTGGAGGCCCTCGGCCACACGCTGGACATCGTCCCGGAGCGGCACATGCTCTTCATCCGCAACAGGGACGTGCCGGGCATGATCGGGAAGGTCGGCACGATCCTGGGCGAGCACGGGATCAACATCGGCAACATGGCCGTGGGCCGCGGCGAACCGGGCAGCCGGGCGGCGATGGCGGTGACCGTGGACGAACCGGTGCCCCAGGAGGTCATAGAGAACCTCCTGAAGATCCCGGGTTTCGAAGACGCCCGGGCGGTCACCCTCTACTAG
- a CDS encoding YjzC family protein, whose protein sequence is MAASVEEVLARYRPEGEVYRPGQRAPFSGTYVCDRGTMLAPVRVQLSRGEEFPQVAGLGEHTRWRATNIQA, encoded by the coding sequence ATGGCTGCATCGGTAGAGGAGGTGCTCGCGCGCTACAGGCCCGAGGGGGAGGTCTACCGGCCGGGTCAGCGGGCGCCTTTTTCGGGGACGTACGTGTGTGACCGGGGGACGATGCTGGCGCCGGTGAGGGTGCAGCTCTCCCGGGGGGAGGAGTTCCCGCAGGTCGCGGGGCTCGGGGAGCACACCCGCTGGAGGGCCACGAACATCCAGGCTTAG
- a CDS encoding DUF4383 domain-containing protein, which yields MVVRTVALVLGVVFLLIGILGFVPGVTTGEGYLLGIFAVNALHNVVHLVVGVLGIAAYYWERYARLYCQVLGVVYLVIGVLGFIPGITVGGDMLLGIIHVNLADNLLHLVVGAVAAYFGFAPQYSGRVSPTT from the coding sequence ATGGTGGTCAGGACGGTAGCGCTGGTACTAGGGGTGGTGTTCCTGCTGATCGGGATCCTCGGGTTCGTACCGGGGGTGACCACGGGCGAGGGCTATCTGCTGGGCATCTTCGCGGTAAACGCGCTACACAACGTGGTGCATCTGGTGGTAGGCGTGCTGGGCATCGCGGCCTACTACTGGGAGCGGTACGCGCGGCTCTACTGTCAGGTGCTCGGGGTGGTGTACCTGGTCATCGGGGTGCTGGGGTTCATACCTGGGATCACGGTCGGCGGCGACATGCTGCTCGGCATCATCCACGTGAACCTGGCGGACAACCTGCTGCACCTGGTGGTGGGCGCCGTCGCCGCCTACTTCGGGTTCGCCCCGCAGTACAGCGGTCGGGTCTCCCCCACGACCTGA
- the gatB gene encoding Asp-tRNA(Asn)/Glu-tRNA(Gln) amidotransferase subunit GatB has product MELKDGKAYQAVIGLEFHVHLSTRTKMFCGCRVTYGEPPNTHVCPVCLGHPGALPVINERAVELGVMAGLALNCRVAGRAVFARKNYFYPDLPKGYQISQYEEPICTGGHIEVPTSDGTVRVRIRRLHLEEDTAKNVHVGESGRMHGSVGSLIDFNRSGVPLMEIVTEPDIPSPEAARQTAMRLREILQAVGASEADMEKGQMRCEANVSLRGPDGTPGTRTELKNINSFRFMERGLVRELRRQREVLEAGGEVQQATIHYDPVADEVHELRSKEFAEDYRYFPEPDLLPLELSPAWVGELRRLLPELPEQTRRRFVEQYGLPESDAAVLTAEREMAAFYERVASEVDPRQAANWISGDLRALLNEAQMGISDSRVRPEHMVELIRLVQEGAVSRSAAKTVLGKVFESGERPSEVVEREGLAQMGADELGGIVDQVISSNPEEAERVRNGDQKVVGFLIGQVMRATRGQADGGRVRQLILERLGS; this is encoded by the coding sequence TTGGAGCTGAAGGACGGTAAAGCTTACCAGGCGGTGATCGGGCTGGAGTTCCACGTCCATCTCTCCACCCGCACCAAGATGTTCTGCGGCTGCCGGGTGACCTACGGCGAGCCGCCCAACACGCACGTCTGCCCGGTGTGTCTCGGCCACCCCGGGGCGCTGCCGGTCATCAACGAACGGGCCGTGGAGCTCGGGGTGATGGCCGGGCTCGCGCTCAACTGCCGGGTCGCCGGGCGGGCCGTCTTCGCCCGCAAGAACTACTTCTACCCCGACCTGCCGAAGGGCTATCAGATCTCCCAGTACGAGGAGCCCATCTGCACCGGCGGCCACATCGAAGTGCCCACCTCCGATGGTACGGTGAGGGTGAGGATCCGGCGGCTGCACCTGGAGGAGGACACGGCGAAGAACGTACACGTGGGGGAGTCGGGCCGGATGCATGGATCTGTGGGCTCGCTCATAGACTTCAACCGCAGCGGGGTGCCTCTCATGGAGATCGTCACCGAGCCGGACATCCCCTCCCCCGAGGCGGCCCGGCAGACCGCCATGCGGCTCAGGGAGATCCTGCAGGCCGTCGGGGCCTCGGAGGCGGACATGGAGAAGGGCCAGATGCGCTGCGAGGCGAACGTCTCGCTGCGCGGCCCGGACGGCACGCCCGGAACCCGCACGGAGCTCAAGAACATCAACTCGTTCCGCTTTATGGAGCGGGGGCTGGTGCGGGAGCTGCGGCGCCAGCGGGAGGTGCTGGAGGCCGGCGGCGAGGTGCAGCAGGCCACCATCCACTACGATCCGGTCGCCGACGAGGTGCATGAGCTGAGGAGCAAGGAGTTCGCCGAGGACTACCGCTACTTCCCCGAGCCGGACCTGCTGCCGCTGGAGCTCTCCCCGGCCTGGGTCGGGGAGCTTCGCCGGCTCCTCCCGGAGCTCCCGGAGCAGACCCGCCGCCGCTTCGTCGAGCAGTACGGGCTCCCGGAGTCCGACGCGGCGGTGCTCACCGCCGAGAGGGAGATGGCCGCCTTCTACGAGAGGGTGGCCTCCGAGGTGGACCCCAGGCAGGCGGCGAACTGGATCTCCGGCGACCTCCGGGCCCTCCTGAACGAGGCTCAGATGGGCATCTCCGACTCCAGGGTTCGCCCGGAGCACATGGTCGAGCTGATCCGGCTCGTGCAGGAGGGGGCGGTCTCCCGCTCGGCAGCCAAGACGGTGCTGGGGAAGGTCTTCGAGAGCGGCGAGCGGCCCTCCGAAGTGGTCGAGCGCGAGGGGCTCGCCCAGATGGGGGCCGACGAGCTCGGCGGGATAGTGGACCAGGTGATCTCCTCGAACCCCGAGGAGGCCGAGCGGGTGAGAAACGGCGACCAGAAGGTGGTGGGCTTCCTTATCGGCCAGGTGATGCGGGCGACCCGGGGCCAGGCCGACGGCGGCCGGGTGCGCCAGCTGATCCTGGAGAGGCTCGGCTCCTAG
- a CDS encoding FGGY-family carbohydrate kinase, with protein MSGELLLGVDIGTSSTKGVLARPGGEVVATAERPHGLSMPRPGWAEHDAEGVWWADFAAICRELLEQADGRVAAVCTSGIGACLLPADEAGNPLRPAILYGIDTRAEREIEELTGRYGEEELLRRCGSVLTTQAVGPKLLWLRRNEPGVWERTRKFFMASSFLVWRLTGEYVLDHHSASQCDPLYDLRGCRWIEEWAEEIAPGLPLPRLLWPAEVAGEVTPEAAEETGIPAGTPVAAGTIDAWSEGASVGVQEPGDLMLMYGTTMFIIEVVREPLHHPGLWGTTGILPGTRNLAAGMATSGALTGWLREISGGLPYERLTREAAAVAPGSDGLVVLPYFAGERTPIFDPRARGLISGLTLRHGRGHLYRAVLEATAYGVRHIFESMREAGGGGERLVAVGGGTKGGLWTQIVSDVTGRPQQLPEQTIGAAYGDALLAARAAGLAGRDEDWSRISATVEPDERNRGLYDELYRVYRELYPATREQMHRLADLQREEGSG; from the coding sequence ATGAGCGGCGAGCTGCTCCTCGGGGTGGACATCGGCACCTCATCCACCAAGGGCGTCCTCGCCCGGCCCGGCGGCGAGGTCGTTGCGACCGCCGAGCGGCCCCACGGGCTCAGCATGCCCCGCCCCGGATGGGCCGAGCACGACGCCGAGGGGGTGTGGTGGGCCGACTTCGCCGCCATCTGCCGCGAGCTGCTGGAGCAGGCCGACGGCCGGGTGGCCGCCGTGTGCACCAGCGGCATCGGGGCGTGTCTCTTGCCAGCGGACGAAGCCGGCAACCCCTTGCGGCCCGCCATCCTCTACGGGATAGACACGCGGGCGGAGAGGGAGATCGAGGAGCTTACCGGGCGCTACGGCGAGGAGGAGCTGCTGCGGAGGTGCGGCTCCGTCCTGACCACCCAGGCCGTGGGGCCCAAGCTCCTGTGGCTCAGGCGCAACGAGCCCGGGGTCTGGGAGAGGACGCGCAAGTTCTTCATGGCCAGTTCCTTTCTCGTGTGGCGCCTCACCGGGGAGTATGTCCTCGACCACCACTCCGCCAGCCAGTGTGACCCTTTGTACGACCTGCGGGGGTGCCGCTGGATCGAGGAGTGGGCCGAAGAGATAGCGCCGGGCCTGCCGCTGCCGCGGCTGCTGTGGCCCGCCGAGGTCGCCGGGGAGGTCACCCCGGAGGCCGCCGAGGAGACCGGCATCCCCGCCGGCACCCCGGTCGCCGCCGGCACCATAGACGCCTGGAGCGAGGGCGCGAGCGTCGGGGTGCAGGAGCCCGGGGACCTCATGCTCATGTACGGGACGACGATGTTCATCATCGAGGTCGTGCGCGAGCCGCTCCACCATCCCGGCCTCTGGGGCACCACCGGCATCCTGCCCGGGACCCGCAACCTCGCCGCCGGGATGGCGACCTCCGGGGCGCTCACCGGGTGGCTGCGCGAGATCTCCGGCGGCCTCCCCTATGAGCGGCTCACCCGAGAGGCCGCCGCCGTCGCGCCCGGGTCCGACGGCCTCGTCGTGCTGCCGTACTTCGCCGGGGAGCGCACCCCCATCTTCGACCCAAGGGCCCGCGGGCTCATCTCCGGCCTCACCCTCAGGCACGGGCGGGGGCATCTGTACAGGGCGGTGCTCGAGGCCACCGCCTACGGCGTCCGGCACATCTTCGAGTCGATGCGCGAGGCCGGGGGCGGTGGGGAGCGGCTCGTCGCAGTCGGCGGCGGGACGAAGGGCGGGCTGTGGACGCAGATAGTCTCCGACGTCACCGGTCGGCCGCAGCAGCTCCCCGAGCAGACCATCGGCGCCGCCTACGGCGATGCGCTGCTGGCGGCGAGGGCCGCAGGGCTCGCGGGACGGGACGAGGACTGGAGCCGCATCTCCGCCACCGTCGAGCCCGACGAGCGCAACCGCGGCCTCTACGACGAGCTCTATCGCGTCTACCGGGAGCTGTATCCGGCGACCCGCGAGCAGATGCACCGGCTCGCGGACCTGCAGCGGGAGGAGGGCTCCGGATAG
- a CDS encoding dihydroxy-acid dehydratase, translated as MAEPGRPLVGIAAPETSELAESVLESGGEPLEIPFPGAPLEWGVALCREWTADALEVNLRTLSPEALLFDAPSPAGLAAALAAAVRTGLPAVCAASPQRNTFAAALAGLGALPLREDPAACAVRLAGEGRPRAGDLIEDFALANALRAGAAVGCGPEAFVHLAALAREAEVGGFDRMVRAIVPGAPGIARPDSPWLKEHGLPGLLARLGDDLHDTLTVCGRIREFLPPDPPSPPQDPPQGRFAFVEARASGAEALCSLPGEAGEPAGECSVYLSEKSAARAVRWERVEPGSIVVVVGCGPRGAPGLRRLDALEEAMQEAGFRVPVLTDGLAPEGAGGVWISAFTPESAAEGVIGRLRQGDFLRIDLERRAIRTSADPEAFARRDYFGTSRARGHGYASRYARSALPALDGASFG; from the coding sequence TTGGCCGAGCCGGGCAGACCGCTGGTGGGGATCGCCGCCCCGGAGACCTCCGAACTGGCCGAGTCGGTGCTGGAGTCCGGCGGCGAGCCGCTGGAGATCCCGTTCCCCGGCGCTCCGCTGGAATGGGGCGTGGCCCTCTGCCGCGAGTGGACGGCCGACGCGCTGGAGGTGAACCTCAGGACCCTCTCTCCGGAGGCGCTGCTCTTCGACGCGCCCTCCCCCGCCGGGCTGGCCGCCGCGCTCGCCGCGGCCGTGCGCACGGGGCTTCCGGCGGTCTGCGCGGCATCTCCGCAGCGGAACACCTTCGCCGCGGCCCTGGCCGGCCTCGGAGCGCTTCCCCTGCGCGAGGATCCCGCCGCCTGCGCCGTCCGGCTGGCCGGCGAGGGAAGGCCACGGGCGGGCGACCTGATCGAGGACTTCGCGCTGGCGAACGCCCTCCGGGCAGGCGCCGCCGTGGGCTGCGGACCGGAGGCCTTCGTCCACCTGGCTGCCCTGGCCCGGGAGGCCGAGGTCGGGGGCTTCGACCGGATGGTCCGGGCGATAGTCCCCGGAGCGCCCGGAATTGCCCGCCCGGACTCCCCCTGGCTGAAGGAGCACGGCCTCCCCGGCCTGCTCGCCCGGCTCGGCGACGACCTCCACGACACCCTTACCGTCTGCGGGCGCATCCGGGAGTTTCTCCCCCCCGATCCCCCGTCCCCGCCCCAGGACCCCCCGCAGGGCCGCTTCGCGTTCGTCGAGGCCCGGGCCTCCGGCGCCGAGGCGCTCTGCAGCCTCCCCGGAGAGGCCGGGGAGCCCGCGGGCGAGTGCAGCGTCTACCTCTCAGAGAAGAGCGCCGCCCGGGCGGTCAGGTGGGAGCGGGTCGAGCCCGGCTCCATCGTCGTCGTGGTCGGGTGCGGCCCGCGCGGCGCCCCCGGCCTGCGCCGGCTCGACGCCCTCGAGGAGGCCATGCAGGAGGCGGGCTTCCGGGTGCCGGTGCTCACCGACGGCCTCGCCCCCGAGGGGGCGGGGGGCGTCTGGATCTCCGCGTTCACCCCCGAGTCCGCCGCCGAAGGGGTGATAGGCCGCCTGCGACAGGGCGACTTCCTCCGCATAGACCTCGAGCGCCGGGCCATCAGGACCAGCGCCGACCCCGAGGCGTTCGCCCGGCGCGACTACTTCGGAACCTCCCGGGCCCGGGGTCACGGCTACGCATCCCGCTACGCCCGCTCCGCCCTCCCCGCCCTCGACGGCGCGTCCTTCGGCTAG
- a CDS encoding DUF4230 domain-containing protein, whose product MGRKSGGFGTTLALAFALVLVSVALGVGISRFGFVERLPVVGPLLFEERPARTTTGPVVVEGIRELDQLATVRWTESVPVTRESGGTAIERIFTGERVLLIATGEVEAGVDLSEIGSDDVRVSGESVTIRLPEPQILSVSLNERETRVYDRDFSPLNLRPDDELVEEARVAALEEIEDAARENGILDAAGRNAEDSIRAFVTTLGFEEVRFE is encoded by the coding sequence GTGGGCAGGAAGAGCGGTGGGTTCGGGACGACGCTGGCGTTGGCGTTCGCCCTCGTGCTGGTGAGCGTGGCGCTCGGCGTCGGGATAAGCCGCTTCGGGTTCGTGGAGCGTCTTCCCGTCGTCGGGCCGCTGCTCTTCGAGGAGCGCCCGGCCCGGACCACGACCGGGCCGGTGGTCGTCGAGGGGATACGGGAGCTCGACCAGCTCGCCACCGTGCGCTGGACCGAGTCCGTCCCCGTCACCCGGGAGAGCGGCGGCACGGCCATCGAGCGGATCTTTACCGGCGAGAGGGTCCTCCTCATAGCCACCGGCGAGGTCGAGGCGGGGGTGGACCTCTCCGAGATAGGCTCAGACGACGTCCGCGTGAGCGGCGAGAGCGTCACCATCCGGCTGCCGGAGCCGCAGATCCTCTCCGTCAGCCTGAACGAGCGGGAGACCCGCGTCTACGACCGCGATTTCTCCCCCCTGAACCTGCGTCCGGACGATGAGCTCGTCGAGGAGGCGCGGGTGGCGGCACTGGAGGAGATAGAGGATGCCGCCCGGGAGAACGGCATCCTCGACGCTGCCGGACGCAACGCCGAGGACTCCATCCGCGCCTTCGTCACCACCCTGGGCTTCGAGGAGGTCAGGTTCGAGTAG
- a CDS encoding L-fucose/L-arabinose isomerase family protein has translation MARIGILTMSDGRDFVHKDVEKFCRKVEAKISSALEAAGHEVVRAREVVWTNRLAVSEARRVADARPDLTVFNIPVWAFPHFSMLAAAETPGPLLLFSNVDPRYPGMVGMLAAAGGLDQVGRTYGRVWGDVSEPEVLARLEAHARAARAVNGLRGSTFGRVGGRPMGMYTAVSNPDQWMQKFGVDVEEIDQWELVRRSEGVEARKVREAREWLERHAAGVHYDGKQLTPELLERQIRSYYAMRELIEEWNLDFSGIKAQPELTTHFCTMDVTEAFLNDPYDWDGEKEVHVCATEADMDAALTMQILKGMSETPVLFADVRHYHADRDIWDLVNSGQHATWFAERSDDPAENLRRVHLYPEGFYFPAGGASVHHLAAPGEFTFARLTRKEGRYRMHVLKGSFERYDAATNEELMRQSTYEWPHAFARFEAEADEVLSRYGSNHIHAVPGDRIQELRAVCELLDIDYDGFGSAGGGERR, from the coding sequence GTGGCGAGGATAGGCATCCTGACCATGTCCGATGGCAGGGACTTCGTGCACAAAGACGTCGAGAAGTTCTGCCGCAAGGTGGAGGCCAAGATCTCCTCCGCCCTCGAAGCCGCCGGTCACGAGGTCGTGCGCGCCCGCGAGGTCGTCTGGACGAACCGGCTCGCCGTGAGCGAGGCGCGGCGCGTCGCCGACGCGCGGCCGGACCTCACGGTCTTCAACATCCCCGTGTGGGCCTTCCCGCACTTCTCGATGCTCGCCGCCGCGGAGACGCCGGGGCCGCTGCTGCTCTTCTCCAACGTGGACCCGCGGTATCCCGGCATGGTCGGGATGCTCGCGGCGGCGGGCGGGCTCGACCAGGTTGGGCGCACCTACGGCCGCGTCTGGGGCGACGTCTCCGAGCCCGAGGTGCTCGCCAGACTCGAGGCGCACGCGCGGGCGGCGCGGGCGGTAAACGGTCTTCGCGGGAGCACCTTCGGGAGGGTAGGCGGCAGGCCCATGGGCATGTACACCGCCGTCTCCAACCCCGACCAGTGGATGCAGAAGTTCGGGGTGGACGTCGAGGAGATCGACCAGTGGGAGCTCGTGCGCCGCTCGGAAGGGGTGGAGGCCAGGAAGGTCCGCGAGGCTAGGGAGTGGCTCGAGCGTCACGCCGCGGGCGTCCACTACGACGGCAAACAGCTCACGCCCGAGCTGTTGGAGCGCCAGATCCGCTCCTACTACGCGATGCGCGAGCTGATAGAGGAGTGGAACCTAGACTTCTCCGGCATAAAGGCCCAGCCCGAGCTCACCACCCACTTCTGCACCATGGACGTCACCGAGGCCTTCCTCAACGACCCCTACGACTGGGACGGCGAGAAGGAGGTGCACGTCTGCGCCACCGAGGCGGACATGGATGCCGCCCTCACCATGCAGATCCTGAAAGGCATGAGCGAGACGCCCGTGCTCTTCGCCGACGTCCGTCATTACCACGCCGACCGGGACATCTGGGACCTCGTGAACTCCGGCCAGCACGCCACCTGGTTCGCCGAGCGGAGCGACGACCCGGCGGAGAACCTGCGCCGCGTCCACCTCTACCCCGAGGGCTTCTACTTCCCCGCCGGCGGGGCGAGCGTGCACCACCTGGCCGCACCCGGCGAGTTCACCTTCGCCCGCCTGACGCGAAAGGAAGGACGCTACCGGATGCACGTGCTCAAGGGCTCCTTCGAGCGCTACGATGCGGCGACCAACGAAGAGCTCATGCGCCAGTCCACCTACGAGTGGCCCCACGCCTTCGCCCGCTTCGAGGCGGAGGCCGACGAGGTGCTCTCCCGCTACGGCTCGAACCACATCCACGCCGTACCCGGCGACCGCATCCAGGAGCTGCGCGCCGTCTGCGAGCTCCTGGACATCGACTACGACGGGTTCGGCTCCGCCGGTGGTGGGGAGAGGAGATGA
- a CDS encoding pyridoxal-phosphate-dependent aminotransferase family protein: MQNKYRLMSPGPTPIPPEVSAAGALPIIHHRTPEFGEVFTRVNENLKRVFLTENDIFTYAASGTGSFEGALQNLFSPGDRVLVVNNGNFGGRWVKMSRAFGLEVTELTYEWGQKADNDEVAEALAADPQIKGAICVLSETSTGTVNDIRGFAKATENVLTIVDAVSGLGACELRTDEWGVDVVVAGSQKALMTPPGLGFVSVSERAWRAHEEARLPRYYFDWTAARKAYRKDPPQTPWTPAVSVIIQLDLALQQILEEGLENVLERHVLLGRAARAGVKGMGLRLFGPDEDMNTAVTAAWVPEGIDGKQLVRMVFREHGIQVAGGQGPMEGKIFRIGHCGYFDAYDIIATVAAIELALESLGHPVELGKGVGAAQRVFSKSGVAA, from the coding sequence ATGCAGAACAAGTACCGCCTGATGTCTCCCGGACCCACCCCCATTCCACCCGAGGTCTCCGCGGCCGGTGCGCTGCCGATCATCCACCACCGGACCCCGGAGTTCGGTGAGGTCTTCACCCGGGTAAACGAGAACCTCAAGCGGGTCTTCCTGACGGAGAACGACATCTTCACCTACGCGGCCAGCGGAACGGGATCCTTCGAGGGGGCGCTGCAGAACCTCTTCTCGCCCGGCGACAGGGTGCTCGTGGTCAACAACGGGAACTTCGGCGGCCGCTGGGTCAAGATGAGCCGGGCCTTCGGGCTGGAGGTCACCGAGCTCACCTACGAGTGGGGGCAGAAGGCGGACAACGACGAGGTCGCCGAGGCGCTCGCGGCCGACCCGCAGATAAAGGGGGCCATCTGCGTGCTCTCCGAGACCTCCACCGGGACGGTCAACGACATCCGGGGCTTCGCGAAGGCCACGGAGAACGTGCTGACCATCGTGGACGCCGTCAGCGGTCTGGGGGCGTGCGAGCTCAGGACCGACGAGTGGGGGGTCGACGTGGTGGTCGCCGGCAGCCAGAAGGCGCTCATGACCCCGCCGGGCCTGGGGTTCGTCAGCGTCTCCGAGCGGGCCTGGCGGGCGCACGAGGAGGCCCGGCTGCCGCGCTACTACTTCGACTGGACGGCGGCCAGGAAGGCCTACAGGAAAGACCCGCCCCAGACCCCGTGGACCCCGGCGGTGAGCGTGATCATACAGCTCGATCTGGCGCTGCAGCAGATCCTGGAGGAGGGGCTGGAGAACGTCCTGGAGCGGCACGTGTTGCTGGGGCGGGCGGCGCGCGCGGGGGTCAAGGGGATGGGCCTCAGGCTCTTCGGGCCCGACGAGGACATGAACACCGCGGTCACCGCCGCGTGGGTCCCCGAGGGGATCGACGGCAAGCAGCTCGTGCGGATGGTCTTCCGGGAGCACGGGATACAGGTTGCCGGTGGTCAGGGGCCGATGGAGGGCAAGATCTTCCGGATCGGCCACTGCGGCTACTTCGACGCCTACGACATCATCGCCACCGTCGCGGCCATCGAGCTCGCGCTGGAGTCCCTCGGACATCCGGTCGAGCTGGGCAAGGGCGTGGGCGCCGCGCAGCGGGTCTTCTCGAAGAGCGGGGTGGCCGCTTGA
- a CDS encoding dihydrofolate reductase family protein — translation MGVSRWTKLIYASIASLDGYVADEDDNFGWAVPDEEVHAFINDLQRTVGTYLYGRRMYETMLGWETDPTLADGSPVTRGFAEIWRSAEKVVYSGTLETALTARTRIERGFDPEAVRRMKALAACDLGVGGPELAAQAFGAGLVDECHLFVAPVVVGGGKRSLPSGLRLDLELLDERRFGGGMVYLRYRVAATG, via the coding sequence ATAGGGGTCTCGCGGTGGACCAAGCTGATCTACGCTTCGATCGCGTCGCTCGACGGATACGTGGCGGACGAGGACGACAACTTCGGCTGGGCCGTCCCGGACGAGGAGGTGCACGCCTTCATCAACGACCTCCAGCGCACGGTCGGCACCTACCTGTACGGGCGCCGGATGTACGAGACGATGCTCGGCTGGGAGACCGACCCCACGCTCGCCGACGGCTCACCCGTCACGCGCGGCTTCGCGGAGATCTGGCGGTCCGCCGAGAAGGTCGTGTACTCCGGGACGCTGGAGACGGCGCTCACCGCCAGGACGCGGATCGAGCGCGGCTTCGATCCCGAGGCGGTCCGGCGGATGAAGGCCCTGGCGGCGTGCGACCTCGGGGTGGGCGGTCCCGAGCTCGCCGCTCAGGCGTTCGGGGCCGGGTTGGTAGACGAATGCCACCTCTTCGTCGCCCCGGTGGTGGTCGGTGGCGGCAAGCGGTCCCTGCCGTCCGGCCTGAGGCTGGATCTCGAATTGCTGGACGAGCGCCGTTTCGGCGGAGGTATGGTCTACCTCCGCTACCGAGTCGCGGCGACGGGGTGA